A genomic region of Fodinisporobacter ferrooxydans contains the following coding sequences:
- a CDS encoding TIGR00730 family Rossman fold protein produces the protein MKRICVFAGSNLGSNPEYTTAAQDLGKAIAQNGFELVYGGSKVGLMGEVANQVLAHGGKAIGVMPTGLFRGEIVHTGLTELIQVKDMHERKATMGNLADAYIALPGGYGTFEELFEVISWAQLGIHKKPIGVFNIAGYYSPLIEMIDHAIRGGFVQEVHKELLVSASDSQTLLKKLAEFRTPVFGLKWKQFSE, from the coding sequence ATGAAACGAATTTGTGTGTTTGCTGGATCGAATTTAGGCTCAAATCCAGAGTACACGACTGCTGCCCAAGATCTTGGCAAAGCAATTGCGCAAAATGGATTTGAATTGGTGTATGGCGGTTCGAAAGTCGGATTAATGGGTGAAGTCGCCAATCAGGTGCTTGCACATGGCGGCAAAGCGATCGGCGTTATGCCGACAGGGTTATTTCGGGGAGAAATTGTACATACGGGCTTGACGGAACTCATACAGGTGAAAGATATGCACGAGCGGAAAGCAACGATGGGCAACCTTGCAGATGCCTATATTGCTTTGCCAGGCGGTTACGGAACGTTTGAGGAATTATTCGAAGTGATAAGCTGGGCACAGCTTGGAATCCACAAAAAGCCGATTGGTGTTTTTAATATCGCCGGCTATTATTCACCTCTGATCGAGATGATTGACCACGCAATACGAGGCGGATTTGTGCAGGAAGTACACAAAGAGCTGCTGGTTTCCGCTTCAGACAGCCAGACATTGCTCAAAAAACTGGCAGAGTTCAGGACTCCGGTTTTTGGATTGAAATGGAAACAGTTTTCAGAATAA
- a CDS encoding S-layer homology domain-containing protein, with the protein MHNWGKAVRTSIASMMVLGTCFAYSSAPAMANADTTENVQLVCDQKTVGAGHTSSYHILYHNIHIEKLKTVILKIQVPVGLDVEASGDDGGKWDPETRILQWNLTDVEANGVAVIQFHLKAEADDATDTQFKLIAVASEDGQDSSASAPVFIRIGTEIDQPFFVGFPDGKFHPDSSITRAQAAAVVARIEHLSDTAANTTYSDVPSNDWAYKYINEVTNSGYMQGFGDGTFRPDAPLTRAELVTLLLQVRGIETIPIQGFADTDKHWAKDIIGTAKALHYIEGNADNQFDPNGQATRSEAAQLFDIALFRGPLIDGRIQVVQHFPDVPKGSPGFGWIEESAKVAHESVHTLNGEQLLQYLPDQTNPM; encoded by the coding sequence ATGCACAACTGGGGAAAAGCTGTACGTACGAGTATTGCTTCCATGATGGTCCTTGGAACTTGTTTTGCGTATTCTTCAGCACCTGCAATGGCAAATGCAGACACGACGGAAAATGTTCAATTGGTATGTGACCAAAAGACAGTAGGTGCCGGACACACATCCTCGTACCATATCTTGTACCATAATATTCACATTGAAAAATTAAAAACTGTCATATTGAAAATACAAGTGCCGGTTGGATTGGATGTTGAAGCAAGCGGCGATGATGGGGGAAAGTGGGATCCAGAGACTCGAATCCTGCAATGGAATTTGACGGATGTGGAAGCGAATGGAGTTGCCGTTATTCAATTTCACTTAAAAGCGGAAGCAGATGACGCAACAGATACGCAATTTAAACTGATTGCTGTGGCAAGTGAGGATGGTCAAGATTCATCAGCATCCGCTCCTGTTTTCATTCGCATAGGAACAGAAATCGATCAACCATTTTTTGTAGGGTTTCCCGATGGCAAATTTCATCCGGATTCTTCCATCACTCGCGCCCAGGCAGCAGCAGTAGTCGCGCGTATCGAACATTTAAGCGATACTGCTGCGAATACAACGTATTCGGATGTGCCAAGCAATGATTGGGCTTATAAATACATCAATGAAGTAACAAACTCCGGCTACATGCAAGGATTCGGAGATGGAACGTTTCGTCCGGATGCGCCGCTGACCCGTGCTGAGCTTGTGACTTTACTGCTGCAAGTACGGGGAATTGAAACCATACCGATTCAAGGATTTGCCGATACAGATAAGCATTGGGCGAAAGATATCATTGGAACAGCCAAAGCACTTCATTATATCGAAGGAAATGCAGATAACCAATTTGATCCGAATGGTCAGGCAACACGCAGTGAAGCAGCACAATTGTTTGATATTGCACTATTCCGTGGTCCCCTCATAGACGGGAGGATTCAGGTCGTACAACACTTCCCGGATGTTCCGAAAGGTTCTCCGGGTTTTGGGTGGATTGAAGAAAGTGCAAAAGTTGCCCACGAATCTGTTCACACACTGAATGGAGAACAATTATTGCAATACCTGCCGGATCAAACCAATCCGATGTAA
- a CDS encoding HD domain-containing protein: MKFTRADAWNLLNEYTKNPSLIKHALAVEASMQAYAKKFGEDVEKWGITGLLHDFDYEQYPSAQDHPFKGCDILRELGYPEDMIHAILGHAEYSGVKRESLLDKTLFAVDELSGFVTAVALVRPSKSIFDVDAKAVKKKLKDKAFAKGVSRDDVYKGIEELQVDMDEHIQFVIDALAEKADELGIRGVTVEA, translated from the coding sequence ATGAAGTTTACGCGAGCAGACGCATGGAATTTATTGAATGAGTATACGAAAAACCCTAGTTTAATTAAGCATGCACTAGCTGTCGAAGCATCGATGCAAGCATATGCAAAAAAATTTGGCGAAGATGTGGAAAAATGGGGAATCACAGGTCTTTTACACGATTTTGACTATGAGCAATATCCGTCAGCCCAAGACCATCCATTCAAGGGTTGTGATATTTTACGGGAATTGGGATATCCGGAAGATATGATCCATGCAATTTTGGGACATGCCGAATATTCCGGAGTAAAACGGGAATCTTTGCTTGATAAAACATTATTTGCAGTTGACGAGCTGTCCGGCTTCGTGACGGCTGTCGCACTCGTCCGACCAAGTAAAAGCATTTTTGACGTAGATGCCAAAGCAGTGAAAAAGAAGCTAAAAGATAAAGCATTCGCAAAGGGCGTTTCTCGTGACGATGTATATAAGGGAATCGAAGAACTTCAAGTCGATATGGATGAACATATTCAGTTCGTTATTGATGCACTGGCAGAAAAAGCGGATGAACTGGGAATACGCGGAGTCACGGTGGAAGCATAA
- a CDS encoding arsenate reductase family protein: MKKRTHLQHVKERIDVIQFIQYPKCGTCRNAKKYLQEKGAQFVDRNIVEQPPTKEELREWIAKSRLDPRKWLNTSGRKYKELNLKDMVKTMTDVEIYELLSSDGMLVKRPILVCGDQVTVGFKPEVFDQVLGK; the protein is encoded by the coding sequence ATGAAGAAACGAACCCATTTGCAGCATGTAAAGGAGCGGATCGACGTGATTCAATTCATACAATACCCGAAATGCGGAACTTGCCGCAATGCGAAAAAATATCTGCAGGAAAAAGGAGCCCAATTCGTGGATCGAAACATTGTCGAACAACCGCCAACGAAAGAGGAACTGCGGGAGTGGATTGCAAAAAGTCGTTTGGATCCCCGAAAATGGTTAAATACGAGCGGCCGGAAATACAAAGAGCTCAATCTGAAAGATATGGTAAAAACCATGACGGACGTGGAGATTTATGAACTGTTATCTTCTGACGGCATGTTGGTGAAACGTCCGATATTGGTGTGCGGGGATCAAGTGACAGTCGGATTTAAGCCTGAAGTATTCGATCAGGTATTGGGAAAATAG
- a CDS encoding HD-GYP domain-containing protein — protein sequence MYIKQISALQPGERLAKPIYTASGRILINARVELTAMMIRRLASLGIQRVYVSDPRTDDIVFEDSVSNETKIRATQMVSETFSDMLEARRWNRSISLAKLGMRFRGVFEDILFDLQGTKELLLQLTGIYTADKYLYTHSVNVGIYSAALGIALGLDRSQLLELGIGAMLHDIGMILLDSELLEKERRLTKEELEEIKQHTILGYEFLRQQTDIPLLSAHCSLQHHERIDGSGYPRGLRDKEIHTYGKIIGITDTYTALIAKRPYRNGYLPHEAMDILYGSLGKYDASMLQTFRNHIVLFPIGTIVSLSTGETGVVVDVNAKYPDRPIIRILKNGNGEDISSYEIDMSSHLSILISKCESAL from the coding sequence ATGTATATCAAACAGATATCCGCTTTGCAGCCTGGGGAACGATTGGCCAAACCGATTTATACAGCATCAGGACGAATTTTGATCAATGCCCGTGTAGAATTGACCGCTATGATGATACGGCGGCTGGCATCATTGGGAATACAACGTGTATACGTATCCGATCCGCGAACGGATGATATCGTATTCGAGGACTCTGTTTCGAATGAGACCAAAATTCGGGCAACGCAAATGGTGTCGGAAACATTTTCGGACATGCTCGAAGCAAGACGTTGGAATCGATCCATTTCTTTAGCAAAGTTAGGAATGAGATTTCGGGGGGTATTTGAAGACATTCTGTTCGATCTTCAGGGAACGAAAGAATTGCTTCTGCAATTGACAGGCATTTATACGGCGGATAAATACTTGTATACACATTCGGTAAATGTGGGAATTTATTCCGCCGCTTTGGGAATTGCATTGGGACTTGATCGCAGTCAATTGTTGGAACTGGGTATTGGCGCCATGCTGCATGATATTGGAATGATTTTGCTAGATTCTGAGTTGCTAGAGAAGGAACGCAGATTGACGAAAGAAGAACTAGAGGAAATCAAGCAACATACCATACTCGGATATGAATTTCTGCGACAACAGACAGATATCCCCCTATTGTCAGCACATTGTTCGCTTCAGCATCATGAACGCATTGATGGCTCCGGTTACCCGAGAGGTCTTAGAGACAAAGAAATACATACATATGGCAAAATTATCGGCATTACGGATACCTATACGGCGCTCATTGCAAAACGGCCGTATCGAAACGGATATTTGCCTCACGAAGCCATGGATATTTTGTACGGGTCTCTTGGCAAATACGACGCAAGCATGCTGCAGACGTTTCGGAATCATATTGTTTTGTTTCCGATCGGCACCATTGTTTCGTTATCGACGGGGGAAACAGGTGTTGTAGTCGATGTGAATGCGAAGTACCCGGATCGTCCAATCATACGTATTTTGAAAAATGGGAATGGGGAGGATATTTCTTCATATGAAATCGACATGTCCTCCCATTTGTCGATTTTAATCAGTAAATGTGAATCTGCTTTATAA
- a CDS encoding S-layer homology domain-containing protein: MVPFSRSIFTVTLSGLLAVSPLMYPTHSKADTSISIGQTFTDVSTSYWAYPNILKMSLRHVVTGFQDGTFHPDEKVTQLQAIVMAIRNMGLSDQLANANTANLPYNVPDWGKPYVAIAIDKGLIIPSENRFDPNQNASREWVAELMVRMIGKSAATVSTAAGTPTSFTDSSSISDWAKGYVQEAADSGLITGYQDPNGYSFRPQQEVTRAEMVTLLSNGEKYLNIETNQTHLGTLQSLTDSSLTIADTASGTSYTFNLNGQTQFFDHNQAISKSAIQPFSQLLVIGDNTQAYYVEVKGTSTNTVIDGTVQKVYPEVKSIVLKDAQNKIVTYQYDANLQLKSTAGTLSDVSLLANGDTVQATVDPSGKIVELVRTGQSANTSLDGTVYDIDKTNSLITIQTSDNQITAYQYNSDTYVNYKGKRFPTINDLQKGDHVQLQVSQGIVTSITVNEQQSTGSTGTVAVIMPNQQFIAIQGSDSQIHSYQVSANANVTFADGSTGSLSDIQKGDTVQVTTDSNGNATGIAVTNRNGGQSAGVLTGVVNSVDTTDQILTLQDSQGNLHAYEMSPNAVYIINGVANPGINDVKKDMTVSLQLDQNNKVIYLNADSSVNGTIVKVDPANNLLTVKLDTGETKLYVVDPSVNIYIHNIYGDSLSNLHINDNVSLNLTGQKITEIDVQRSYVDYVTNVDPNSSQLTVQDSSNSNNSQILSLDGSVTLTVPGVSYPTLSNIKAGESVKVTYSGDTLKSIAVLPSQVVKINAVDTANQNLVVQSGSQTPVTIAYSAIDSILDPNQQAITESSLNVGDEAMLAGSADTGYYLQVLKRVDGIFLAMDPLGDRIYILGNSYYLPTSYFNNNPNAQTFLQSLQRLDKVSIYFLNDQIYDIEKTN, from the coding sequence ATGGTACCTTTCAGTCGTTCCATTTTTACAGTCACATTGTCCGGTCTTTTGGCAGTCTCACCCCTGATGTATCCGACTCACAGCAAAGCGGATACGAGTATAAGCATTGGACAGACATTTACAGATGTCTCCACATCCTATTGGGCTTATCCAAATATACTTAAGATGTCTCTTCGCCATGTTGTCACCGGATTTCAGGATGGCACATTTCATCCAGATGAAAAAGTAACCCAATTGCAGGCGATCGTAATGGCGATCCGGAACATGGGCTTGTCGGATCAGCTAGCGAACGCGAATACGGCAAACCTTCCTTATAATGTTCCCGATTGGGGCAAACCATATGTTGCCATAGCGATTGATAAAGGGTTGATCATTCCCAGCGAGAATCGCTTTGACCCAAATCAAAATGCTTCCCGCGAATGGGTGGCTGAACTGATGGTGCGCATGATCGGAAAATCAGCTGCAACCGTCAGTACGGCTGCCGGCACGCCGACGAGCTTTACTGACAGTTCATCGATTTCCGATTGGGCCAAAGGGTATGTCCAAGAAGCTGCCGACAGCGGTCTGATTACAGGCTATCAAGATCCGAACGGCTATTCTTTCCGCCCACAGCAAGAAGTTACACGGGCAGAGATGGTGACACTTTTGAGCAATGGAGAAAAATATCTCAACATCGAAACAAATCAAACACATCTCGGCACATTGCAATCTCTGACTGATTCCAGTCTGACCATTGCCGATACGGCAAGCGGCACTTCCTATACGTTCAATCTCAATGGCCAGACACAGTTTTTTGACCATAATCAGGCAATTTCCAAGAGCGCCATTCAGCCTTTCAGCCAACTGCTGGTCATCGGCGACAATACACAGGCATATTATGTGGAAGTAAAAGGGACGAGCACAAATACGGTCATCGACGGAACGGTGCAAAAAGTGTACCCGGAAGTCAAATCCATCGTGCTCAAAGACGCTCAAAACAAGATCGTTACATATCAATACGATGCGAATCTGCAATTAAAATCCACAGCGGGCACACTTTCGGATGTCAGTTTATTGGCGAATGGTGACACCGTGCAAGCGACCGTTGATCCTTCCGGAAAGATTGTGGAGCTTGTACGAACAGGCCAAAGCGCCAACACATCATTGGACGGCACAGTGTATGATATCGATAAAACAAACAGTCTGATCACGATTCAAACGAGCGACAATCAAATCACCGCATACCAATACAATTCAGACACCTATGTAAACTATAAGGGCAAGCGTTTCCCAACTATAAATGATTTGCAAAAGGGCGATCATGTACAGCTTCAGGTATCCCAGGGAATCGTTACTTCCATTACAGTAAACGAACAGCAATCGACAGGCAGTACCGGCACTGTTGCCGTTATTATGCCCAATCAGCAGTTTATCGCGATTCAGGGCAGTGACAGCCAAATTCATTCTTACCAGGTTTCTGCAAATGCCAACGTCACCTTCGCCGATGGAAGTACAGGCTCTCTCAGCGATATTCAAAAAGGAGACACGGTACAAGTGACAACCGATTCGAACGGCAATGCGACCGGCATTGCGGTAACCAATCGAAACGGCGGGCAAAGTGCGGGGGTTTTGACCGGTGTTGTCAATTCCGTCGATACAACCGACCAAATTCTCACACTGCAAGATTCCCAAGGCAACTTGCATGCATATGAGATGAGCCCGAATGCTGTGTACATTATCAATGGTGTAGCGAATCCGGGCATCAACGACGTGAAAAAGGATATGACCGTCTCGCTGCAGCTGGATCAAAACAATAAAGTGATCTATTTAAATGCAGACAGTTCCGTAAACGGAACGATTGTAAAAGTGGATCCTGCCAACAACCTGTTGACCGTAAAACTGGACACCGGCGAGACAAAACTGTATGTTGTCGATCCAAGTGTGAATATCTATATTCATAATATCTACGGGGATTCCCTCAGCAATCTGCACATAAACGACAATGTTTCCCTGAATTTGACCGGTCAAAAAATTACGGAGATTGATGTTCAACGTTCCTATGTGGATTATGTAACGAATGTGGATCCCAACAGCAGCCAGCTTACAGTGCAAGACAGTTCCAATTCCAACAACAGTCAGATACTTTCACTGGATGGTTCTGTGACACTTACAGTGCCTGGTGTCTCCTATCCGACTCTTTCTAATATTAAAGCAGGGGAAAGCGTAAAAGTTACCTATTCCGGGGATACGCTCAAATCCATTGCAGTATTGCCGAGCCAAGTCGTAAAAATCAATGCCGTTGACACAGCCAATCAGAATCTAGTGGTTCAAAGCGGAAGCCAAACTCCCGTAACTATTGCATATTCCGCCATCGATTCGATTCTAGACCCCAACCAGCAGGCAATCACAGAGTCTTCTCTCAATGTCGGTGACGAGGCGATGCTTGCAGGTTCGGCGGATACCGGTTACTATCTTCAGGTCTTAAAACGGGTAGACGGAATCTTTTTGGCAATGGATCCTTTGGGAGACCGTATCTATATTCTAGGCAACAGCTATTATTTGCCAACCAGCTATTTCAACAACAATCCGAATGCGCAAACTTTCCTGCAGTCATTGCAGCGGTTGGACAAAGTTTCTATTTACTTCCTCAATGATCAGATTTACGATATAGAAAAAACCAACTGA
- a CDS encoding DUF6431 domain-containing protein: MIITHHFPVDLPCYFQLGRANNFPVIESCPICKSQQKLKRHGFYNRYAIETDAEYRIPICRYKCPNPKCNKTFAILPDFLLPYFQNTLSSILQTLQLFWAYCVLLFSRQLVCFYRKRLMAKSKIIEMFFRLEGNKQIFPEDPIEKAIMLLNMIETLPRVTFIRKWHNHYISSFMAHSFYHGSPVAKTE, encoded by the coding sequence GTGATTATTACCCATCATTTTCCAGTTGATCTTCCCTGTTATTTTCAGCTCGGCAGGGCCAATAATTTCCCTGTGATTGAATCTTGCCCGATTTGTAAGTCCCAACAGAAGTTAAAACGCCATGGTTTTTATAACCGCTACGCGATCGAGACCGATGCAGAATATCGGATTCCCATTTGCCGTTACAAATGTCCGAATCCCAAATGTAACAAAACATTCGCTATTCTTCCGGATTTTCTGCTTCCCTACTTTCAGAACACGCTCTCTTCCATCTTGCAGACCTTACAACTATTCTGGGCTTATTGTGTACTGCTATTTAGCCGCCAGTTAGTTTGTTTTTACCGGAAACGGTTGATGGCCAAAAGCAAAATCATCGAGATGTTCTTTCGTCTTGAGGGGAACAAACAGATCTTCCCAGAAGATCCCATAGAAAAAGCCATAATGCTTCTGAATATGATTGAAACTCTCCCCAGAGTCACCTTCATTCGAAAGTGGCACAATCATTACATTAGCAGCTTTATGGCACATTCATTTTATCACGGATCACCCGTGGCCAAAACAGAATAA
- a CDS encoding tyrosine-type recombinase/integrase: protein MKRTDFAVYLNKYFTEYLPNTCGSTPQTVDSYRYSFILFLTYMQDEHRISADKVDISYLTYKNVVDYLNWLQEIRANGIATRNQRQAALNSFIRFLMYEFPEHLNEYQKILGIPIKKAPQKEISYLKTEGVALLINRVNLNRQNGLRDYVILSLLYTTGIRVSELIQIRVKDLTLQAPFTLLVHGKGQKSRYIPLMSSTIPFIQKYLVQRKYDRPERQDEWLFKNHMNEPFTRQGINYIVGKYTKLARKIAPDMIPAHFSPHKMRHTTAMGLVESGVDLIYIRDLLGHVSVKTTEIYAKADAMHKRLAIEAASKEIVPSEEAEWDNDSNLKDWLKSFNRR from the coding sequence ATGAAAAGAACTGATTTTGCCGTATATCTGAACAAATATTTCACAGAGTATCTTCCGAATACCTGCGGAAGCACCCCCCAGACAGTGGATTCATACAGGTATTCCTTTATCCTTTTCCTGACATATATGCAGGACGAACATAGAATTTCTGCCGATAAGGTGGATATATCTTATCTCACTTACAAAAATGTGGTAGATTACCTGAATTGGCTTCAGGAAATACGGGCAAACGGAATAGCGACTAGAAACCAAAGGCAGGCAGCCTTAAACAGCTTCATTCGCTTCCTTATGTACGAATTTCCCGAACATCTAAATGAATACCAGAAGATCCTTGGGATACCCATTAAGAAAGCGCCACAAAAGGAAATTTCTTACCTTAAAACGGAGGGCGTAGCGTTATTAATCAACCGAGTAAATTTAAACCGGCAGAACGGGCTACGTGATTATGTTATCCTATCTCTGCTGTACACAACTGGAATTCGTGTCAGCGAACTAATTCAGATCCGCGTAAAAGATTTGACGTTACAGGCTCCCTTCACGCTTTTGGTTCACGGAAAAGGACAAAAAAGTAGATATATACCGCTAATGAGCAGTACAATCCCATTTATTCAAAAGTATCTTGTCCAAAGAAAATACGACAGACCGGAGAGGCAGGATGAATGGCTGTTTAAAAACCACATGAATGAACCCTTCACCAGGCAGGGGATTAATTATATTGTGGGAAAATATACAAAACTGGCGCGAAAAATCGCCCCGGATATGATCCCTGCCCATTTCAGCCCGCATAAAATGAGGCACACGACCGCCATGGGGTTGGTCGAATCGGGTGTGGATTTAATTTACATCCGAGATTTGCTTGGACACGTAAGCGTGAAAACGACAGAAATTTATGCAAAGGCAGATGCAATGCATAAACGTCTGGCCATCGAGGCGGCAAGCAAGGAAATCGTACCCTCAGAAGAAGCGGAATGGGATAATGATTCAAACCTGAAGGACTGGCTAAAGAGTTTCAATCGCAGATAA
- a CDS encoding tyrosine-type recombinase/integrase produces MSRPVFHSVFADEINSYLNYKMSSGYKANSFCVNLRHFDYFCIQQGIKEPVFTTEDAVKWVRKKDTEATTTHYSRVNAIKQFLMFLSRKGYDVFVTRDIKFKPTEFQPYIYTEDEIRRYFHAVDAYESVRNRKDAIQYPVLFRLLYCCGTRINETLGIRKQDVDLENGIVKLFETKNDCERYIVLGNDLHTLVKQFAEKCFYLLNDGDYVFTTSNGGRMNGDGIYEVHRLFLQQAGIPYLGGGKGPRIHDWRHTMAVRSFKQMMDAGMDMYVALPILSTYLGHKTIFATERYVRLTMGIYPYIEKKFRSKIEKVFGEGSGI; encoded by the coding sequence ATGAGCAGACCCGTATTCCACTCTGTTTTTGCGGATGAAATAAATTCTTACCTGAACTATAAAATGTCTTCAGGCTACAAGGCTAACAGTTTCTGTGTTAATCTGCGGCACTTTGATTATTTCTGTATCCAGCAGGGGATCAAAGAACCTGTGTTCACTACTGAGGATGCTGTAAAATGGGTGCGGAAAAAGGATACCGAAGCCACAACCACGCATTATTCCCGGGTAAATGCAATTAAGCAGTTTCTCATGTTCCTCAGTCGAAAAGGCTACGATGTATTTGTTACCAGGGATATTAAGTTTAAACCGACAGAATTTCAACCCTACATTTATACAGAGGATGAAATAAGAAGATACTTCCACGCAGTGGACGCCTACGAATCCGTCCGAAATCGAAAGGACGCAATCCAATACCCGGTTCTATTCCGCCTACTCTATTGCTGTGGGACGAGAATTAATGAGACCCTAGGAATACGAAAACAGGATGTAGATTTGGAGAATGGGATTGTCAAGCTTTTTGAAACCAAAAATGACTGCGAGCGCTATATCGTGTTAGGGAACGATCTTCATACGCTCGTGAAGCAGTTTGCGGAAAAATGCTTTTATCTGCTAAATGATGGGGACTATGTTTTCACCACTTCTAACGGAGGCAGAATGAATGGGGATGGCATTTATGAGGTACACCGATTATTCCTTCAACAGGCTGGAATCCCTTATCTTGGGGGCGGAAAAGGCCCCAGAATCCATGACTGGAGGCATACCATGGCCGTGCGTTCTTTCAAGCAGATGATGGATGCCGGCATGGATATGTATGTCGCCCTTCCAATCCTGTCTACCTATTTGGGACATAAAACGATATTTGCAACAGAACGTTATGTAAGGCTAACCATGGGCATTTATCCGTATATCGAGAAAAAGTTCAGATCAAAAATAGAGAAAGTGTTCGGGGAGGGTTCGGGGATATGA
- a CDS encoding tyrosine-type recombinase/integrase, translated as MAEHQYTDFSESTGFAYCDEAFGSHTLTDNISEKNRMKLRAIRMLISYQRDGDFEFRTPSVERIFHGEIGKTTELYLSYVRNILRLSDETIRNKEQYLYEFHTFLNGHALLLEDLNVDIVENFFASMGYSLASRHNSGSTLRIFLRYAFDNGLTNKDCSIFVLADNYKKHCKLPTTYEESEISNMIASVERSSAIGKRDYLILLLAAEYGWRTKDIVGFRFTQIDWDNNVIRFNQSKTDIPVEFPLLSTIGNAIIDYLKHGRPKTDAEEIIVAADTVKKGQPLSPPTVHSIVSKYMSKANIKNWKAKKHGAHSLRHSLATNMLKKNVSMPVISTVMGHQSTETTKIYLAVDVKKLRQCSLPMPELHSSYFSWEA; from the coding sequence ATGGCAGAACATCAATATACAGATTTTTCTGAATCTACTGGCTTTGCATACTGCGATGAGGCTTTTGGGAGTCATACCCTGACGGACAACATAAGCGAAAAAAATCGGATGAAACTCAGGGCAATACGGATGCTGATTTCTTATCAAAGAGACGGGGATTTTGAATTCCGTACCCCGAGTGTTGAACGAATTTTTCATGGTGAGATTGGGAAAACCACGGAATTATATCTTTCATATGTTAGAAACATCCTTCGTCTATCCGACGAAACGATAAGAAATAAGGAACAGTATTTATACGAATTCCACACATTCCTCAATGGTCACGCCTTGCTCTTGGAAGATTTGAATGTGGACATTGTAGAAAACTTTTTCGCATCTATGGGATATTCCCTTGCCTCAAGGCATAACAGCGGATCAACCTTACGGATTTTTCTCCGGTATGCCTTTGATAACGGACTGACGAACAAAGACTGCTCCATTTTTGTCCTTGCCGATAATTATAAAAAGCATTGTAAACTCCCCACAACCTACGAGGAGTCAGAAATAAGCAACATGATTGCATCCGTAGAGCGTTCGTCTGCAATCGGGAAAAGAGATTACCTGATTTTACTTTTAGCTGCTGAATACGGCTGGCGCACAAAGGATATCGTGGGTTTCCGGTTCACCCAGATTGACTGGGATAACAATGTCATTCGTTTTAATCAGAGCAAGACCGATATACCGGTGGAATTTCCCCTTCTTTCAACCATCGGAAATGCAATCATAGATTATCTAAAGCATGGTCGTCCGAAAACAGATGCCGAGGAAATCATTGTTGCCGCTGATACGGTAAAAAAAGGACAACCACTTTCACCCCCAACCGTTCACTCCATTGTTTCGAAATATATGAGCAAGGCGAATATCAAAAACTGGAAGGCAAAGAAGCACGGCGCCCATTCCCTGCGCCACAGCCTTGCGACCAACATGCTGAAAAAGAATGTATCCATGCCCGTTATCAGTACCGTCATGGGGCATCAGAGCACAGAAACAACCAAAATATATTTGGCCGTCGATGTAAAGAAACTGCGGCAATGCTCCCTTCCCATGCCTGAACTGCACTCATCGTATTTTAGTTGGGAGGCATAG